The Loxodonta africana isolate mLoxAfr1 chromosome 5, mLoxAfr1.hap2, whole genome shotgun sequence region CCCGAATAGATTCAAGGATTTGCAGAAAAAACATAATTTGTATCCACCTAGAACTGTACCTTCTTCCCTTGCCTTAAAAGGTCATTCTCCATCATCTGTAGTAAAAACCAATGTTTTATGTGGTCTTGGAACTGCATCAAACCCTTTTCCATATAAGACTGCAGCTTCTTTTCCTGACGGTGGACGGAATTTACACAGCAACTCACAGCCGTTGTTTCCTCTTGCTGTACCACCTGCGGCCATTTCCTTCTGTGGAGAAAAGGGCTTATTGCCTGTAAGTGAAAATAACTTTGAATCTAGAAGTGAGATCAGTATTCCTTTAAAAATGGTTTCCTCTAATAGGAAGCTGAAAGACAGCCAGACAGAGGCAGTTTCAAATATAGGCCAGGtctcctctcaacataaaactgAATATCTGCACATAAACATAGCTGGAGACGACAGAAGCAGATCTCAGCAACCCAGGGAGAAGCCTTTGGAATTAAAGAATTCTGAAAGAAATAGTGACTGTTTTGATGGCCCGGTCATCTCATCAGTATTTTCTCTGAGCTCTGGATCTGAAAACGTTCCTGAAGGCATCAAGTGGAATAGTTCAACTTCCAAAATAAAGTCAATTGAACTGTTACGCAGAAAGATAGCTCAGTTAATTGAGTCCTGTGGCAAGCCTTCAAGTTTGGCTGCAAACAGTGCACACCGTCGTTCTGTAGGGCAGGCGTCGAAGGTGACTTCGAAAGCTACCTCTGAAAGTATTCAAGAAATTAATGTATCATTCCCTGACTCTGGCTATTCCACAAGTACTCCCCCAAAATCTCAGGATGATGGTAGTATTAGTGGACAGCTTATTCATGAGCAAATATACCCACGGTTTATAGATGGCAGTGATGGGAAGAGTGAAAACAGAATGACCAGGCAGGCTCATGTCGCTGCTCCGGTGTTGATCCCCAAAGGGGCTGTGTTGAGGGTTCTTAATTCCTCTGAGGATGCCCACATTATAGAGGCTACCTGTGAAGCACCTGTCAGCATACCTGACAGTGAAACACAGCTAATAAAACCTGTTCCGTTCTGCCCTATGAAACAGACTGACTCAGAGATACCGACAAATGAAAGTGGGCCAATAGACATGTCCCAGAACCTGGAGACATCTCTCCGGCCTAAGCCAAAAAAAGAGAGTGCTGCCTGTACCACCACCCCTAGGAAAGCTGCCCTCCTGCACGGGCAGCAAGGAAGCAGTGAATTGAGTAAGCAAGGGAAACAGTTTTCCAGAAATCTTCCCGTAAATCGAAATAAAGTCAAACAAGTAAACTCATCcaggaagaagaacaaaattcagGCCGATCCCAGCCGCTATCTCAAGGATCCTTCCATGTTTCAGGTTGCAAGACAGCTTCGACTTAGAGCAGCTAAACCAGACCAGTTGATCAAATGCCCCCGTCGGAACCAGCCGGTCATTGTGTTGAACCACCCCGATGTGGACTCACCGGAAGTGACCAATGTGATGAAGGTCATAAACAAGTACAAAGGCAATGTCCTCAAAGTCGTCTTATCAGAGAGGACCAGGTGCCAGCTGGGCATCAGAAGGTATCACATGCGGCTCACCTACCAGAATGCAGAGGAAGCCAATCATCTAAAAaggcaaatgatgctgaaaatGAAACTTAAAAAAGTTCATAAGAACAACTACCAGGTGGTGGATTCCCTGCCCGATGATGCATCGCAGTGTATATTTAAGTGCTGGTTCTGCGGGCGCCTGTACGAAGACCAGGAAGAGTGGATGAGTCACGGCCAACGACACTTGATAGAAGCCACGAGAGATTGGGATGTGCTTTCTTCCAAGGGCaaataataagtaaaaaaatTGGTCTTTGAAGCaaattgtttttcttccttttagt contains the following coding sequences:
- the ZNF518B gene encoding zinc finger protein 518B — protein: MQIKMMKDLGQQFYTPQVNDRHNSLTMAPKQPSADRMTQPDGQQVQALLYQSSETEAAGMTIATCVKCRSVHKVPLQDLSTGQSQKEDRYICFTCSLAVPPPRFHFVNSNSSAAHVGNKIEAISSSVSNKFKVRNFKPGKYYCDKCRFSTKDPLQYKKHTLQHEEIKFICSHCSHISYTKGEFQRHLVKHTGIFPYQCEYCDYGAIRNDYIVKHRKRVHEKAGAKRPPKAAAKLEPKRTSTSKQNPELLKASTLSTAFQNKLSDQLSRFSLHANKDKMHNIMLIPESMEYQKDVVCIPNKMPLSEPTDLSLFENKNVEVEVLSPAKEPVQPGVPLTVVAPAELVVPANCLAQLMDVKVVNGTQQLVLKLFPLEENSCLEAGGGDGGNSERRTKEKVSGEQEKTTSSEQTKPLMIEGNVGKLGGFDNLQSSVHKQLKNVKWVKSYDFFMANSSVYSQGESFLSPNRFKDLQKKHNLYPPRTVPSSLALKGHSPSSVVKTNVLCGLGTASNPFPYKTAASFPDGGRNLHSNSQPLFPLAVPPAAISFCGEKGLLPVSENNFESRSEISIPLKMVSSNRKLKDSQTEAVSNIGQVSSQHKTEYLHINIAGDDRSRSQQPREKPLELKNSERNSDCFDGPVISSVFSLSSGSENVPEGIKWNSSTSKIKSIELLRRKIAQLIESCGKPSSLAANSAHRRSVGQASKVTSKATSESIQEINVSFPDSGYSTSTPPKSQDDGSISGQLIHEQIYPRFIDGSDGKSENRMTRQAHVAAPVLIPKGAVLRVLNSSEDAHIIEATCEAPVSIPDSETQLIKPVPFCPMKQTDSEIPTNESGPIDMSQNLETSLRPKPKKESAACTTTPRKAALLHGQQGSSELSKQGKQFSRNLPVNRNKVKQVNSSRKKNKIQADPSRYLKDPSMFQVARQLRLRAAKPDQLIKCPRRNQPVIVLNHPDVDSPEVTNVMKVINKYKGNVLKVVLSERTRCQLGIRRYHMRLTYQNAEEANHLKRQMMLKMKLKKVHKNNYQVVDSLPDDASQCIFKCWFCGRLYEDQEEWMSHGQRHLIEATRDWDVLSSKGK